CGCCTGGGGACGATTATGAACCTTCGTGCATGCACAATCATCGGTAGCGACAAGGGGGGCGTGGGCAAATCTTTGCTGGCGAACCTCCTGGTTCAGGCGCACGACATTGCTCGCGCCGACGCCCCAGACGTTCCGCGCGTCAACGTTGTCGAAGTCGACCACCAGCGTCGGCTGAGCGGCCTTTTGGGGGAAGACCGGATGTCGGTATCCCTGCCGGCGTCGGCCTCCATCGCGGAGAGCTCGGCCAACAGGTGGCTCAATGAGTCGCGCTACAACAGCGCCTATTCCGTCTGGGCGTCGGGCGATTCCATCACCGATTTGGGCGCCAACACGACAACGAGCCTGATGGATTGGGCACGTCACAACACGGTTCGCGAGTTCGCCCGCGAGGACGGCATAGCCTTCCGCTTTGTCGCCGTGGCGACGCCCGATGACCTCGCGATCCGCTCCGCTCACGCGGCGTTGAGAGACGCTCGCGATGCTTTGGGTGGAGAGCTCTTCCTGGTTCTCAACGACACTGCGGGCGGCGAGCAGGGTTACCTGCCCTACGAGAACGGCCGCGATCTCCCCGCGCTCCTCGACGATGCCCGCGGCTGGGGGGTGAAGGTGATCCGTATCCCCTACTGCGACTGCATGCTCTTCGCCTATGCCCGTGCGAGAGGCTACACGGTCGTCGATTTTCTCAGGAACAAGGATGGCGTCCTCGGTGAAATTCGGCGTGAAGCCAACCTCGATCCCACGACGGAGCGCTTCCAATTACGGAGGTTTACTGCCTGGGTATCGTCGGTTCAGATCGCACTCGAAGGGCTTTTCGCCCGCCCCGGTTCGGAATGCGTAGCAGCGTGATGCAGCCTGTGCCTGCTGTTTCCGATCCCGCTGCGCTGACAGGTTTCTTCTATGTCGATCCGGTCGACGGTCTCTCCTACAGACCTGCCGAGGCCAGCTCGGAATTGCGCCGCGATCCGACCGAGATAGAAGCCCTCCAGGTGATTACCGCCGCGCTTGCAGTGTTGCGAGCGCGCGGCCAGGTGGACCTGCCTGTCGACGAGATCCTCGTTCAGGTGATCGAGCGCCGTGACGACTTCATCGCCGATCTCCGGAACCGGATCGTCTCGGCTTTCGATCTGGGCTTCGCATGGCGCGGGCAGCTCACAGGACAGACGCTGGAGGACAGCCGCGCCGTCGGACGCACTTTGGGGAGCGATCTGTTCGAGGGGCTTCCTGTCAACTGTGACGCGGTCCCCTCTTTCGAGAGCGGCGACGCAGGCATGGTCCTCGCGAAAGCGGAAATCAAACGCGCGCTCTGGGAAGCCAGCGATCCGATTTCGCTCGCTCAACCGATCACTCCCGAGCCACGCCTTCCGCTGCCCGCGCCATCCGTCGTCGTTGGCGCCCAATGGTGCCAACCCAGCGATCAGCGCCAGCGGCAGTTCCTGCTGCGTTTCGAAGACGCCGATGTCGGAGATCTCGTCTACGACGATGAGGATCAGGCGCGCGCAGACTGGATACGGGCGACGGAGAACTGGAACTGCTACCTGTTCGGCGCGCTTGAAATCGCACCTGCACCTTCGTCTTCGTCGATTTCAGGAGACGGTGCGAGGATGACGCATCAGGCCTGAGCGAGAATCGACATGAACGAAGAAGCCTTCGCCCGTATCAAGAACCTGACTCCGGTGGACGCTGAGCCACGCATTTCCGTCGACGACGGTCCGGATCGCACTCTGCTTTATGGCTGGAGCGCGGCGATCGACTGGGGTCAGAACAGGACCTGGCACGTCTATAGCGAAGACGGCCAGCTCAATCTCTTCGTCTACGGTGGCCCGAAACCCGCCGGCGAAATCCGCATCGTCGACGCGAGCGAGATCACGAGGTCGGAGCTGTCTTCCAGCACGGATTCAATCCTGGTCTCGGGCGTCGAGCTTCCCGCCAAACTTCTTCCACCCCCGAAGCGCGCCTACCCCGCCGCATGCGACGAGGCATTTTCTGCGCGCCTGATCGAGCTCGGTGTGCATATTTCCTTCACCACTTTCGAAGCTCGCGAGGAGAAGGCGTTCTACGGGCTGCGGGCGTCTGAATTTCTGGCTCCAGCTCCAACGCCCTGAGGTCTCAAGGATCGGGAACCCATGCCGGATTTTTCGATCGAGAGCGGCCTCATCGTGGCCGGCCACCGGTTAATTTGCGGAGTTGACGAGGCTGGGCGCGGCTGTCTCGCTGGAGCAGTCACGGCTGCGTCCGTGATCCTGAATCCGAATGACCTGCCCGATGGTGTGGATGACTCGAAGAAGCTCTCGGCGGCGCGCCGAAGCGAGCTCTACGATCTCATCATGGAGAAGGCTCTCGGGGTGGGCGTCGCCTTCGTTGAAGCGTCAGAGATCGATAGCACGAACATCCTGATCGCGACGATGAAGGCCATGCGATTGGCTATTCACGAGCTGCCGATGCGGCCGGGATACGCTTGCATCGATGGAAACATCATTCCGCAGGAACTGCCGTGTCTCGCCTCTGCGTATGTCGGCGGAGACCGGCGAAGCCTCACAATCGCCGCAGCCAGTATCGTGGCAAAGGAGTCTCGCTCCCGGCTGATGAAGCGGCTTGATCAGGCCCTGCCTGGCTATGGGTTCGCAACCCATGACGGCTACGGAACGGACGCGCATCTTGAGGCGCTATCCCGCCTCGGTCCCAGCCCTCAGCACCGGATGACCTTCGCTCCTCTGAAGCCGTGGCGGACTGAACCGGAGGTGACCAAGCCAAGGAAGAGAAAAGCGCCGGCGCCGGCGCAGCTCTCATTCTTCGATGCGATCGCTTGAAGGCGATCTGGTGACTTTCAAGCTCGCGCAGCAACCTGTCGTGATGACATCGATTGGCGAGCCAATGACGACCGAACTCGACACCTCCATCCGCGACGCAGCAGCCCTCATTCTTGACCCCGACCTTCAGGGCTCCGTGCTCGTTGTATGCGTCGACGAGGTCCAACAGGACGGCCCTCCGCTCTACACGGGCATCGGCCGCGATTCTGAGGGCGTGTACCTTGAGGTCGGTCGTGACAAGGAAGGCGCCTACCTCGAAGGCACTGATGGTATCCGGAGACTGACTGCGGTCGACGCGGACATGCTGGAACTCGCCATTGAGCTTTCTCCCGACGCTGTAGTTCTCAAGGAGATGAGCTTCGAGACGCTCACCTCGCGCGAGTATCCGGTCAGCTTCATCGGGGATTTCGCGCCGAGTCCGGGCTTCTGAGCATGGCGCAGCGCCTCATTCTCGGAACGGTTCGCGGACGCATCGGCGGTCAAAGGCATACGGTGGCCTTGACCGATGGAAGCGTGCTGCGCGTCCAGTTCGAGGGTGAAGTGATGCCGCGCATCGGCGCTGACGTCATTGGCATCCTCGACGATAGCTCAGGCGAAAATCGCATCGAGCTCGTCCCCGACGTTGCCAAGCGCATGCTCAAGGGCAAGCGCACCAAGATCATTCCGTTCGGTCGGCCAGACGTCACAGCACGGATGCTCGCCTACCTCCTTGACGGGACGGGCCCTGCTCTCATCCGACCTGGTGTCGGCGGGATCATCGAACGCACTCCGATCATCAAGGATCCCGACCTCCGATGGGCTCTGAGCATCCTTGAGCCGGAAGCGGCTCGGCTCGGCCTTGCCCTCAACGTCGTGGATCCGCTCGCTCTCGCTGCGGCAGCCTGGACGGACCGCGACCTGGTCGACGCTGTTCTGCCAGCCGATGCATCCGGCGAGCGCGGTGCGCTCTCGGATCTCAAGGCCCTCATGGCAGACGCCTTCCAGCCGGCATGCCGGCGGACGCTCCTGGGGCTCGGCCGCGGAGCGAAGACGCCGTCCGTGGACTTCGTCATCCCCTACTCACCGTTCCTGACGGGTGCGACGTTTTGCGCGCGCATCGGTGGCGCCTGGCATTCCGAGTACGCCTTCCCGGCTATCTCCTCTGATGATGCACGCAGGCTCTCCTCGTTCCGCGAGATCTCGCTGAGCTTCGCGGCTCGCTATCTCGGAACGGTCTCTCGAAACTCGGAGGTGGCACGGCACCTCGAGGAGTGCTTCGCCGACGCGGCCGCCACGACGGCATTTCTTCGCTCGGGCGGCGACCCGGCTGCAGCTCT
The Bosea sp. ANAM02 genome window above contains:
- a CDS encoding ribonuclease HII, giving the protein MPDFSIESGLIVAGHRLICGVDEAGRGCLAGAVTAASVILNPNDLPDGVDDSKKLSAARRSELYDLIMEKALGVGVAFVEASEIDSTNILIATMKAMRLAIHELPMRPGYACIDGNIIPQELPCLASAYVGGDRRSLTIAAASIVAKESRSRLMKRLDQALPGYGFATHDGYGTDAHLEALSRLGPSPQHRMTFAPLKPWRTEPEVTKPRKRKAPAPAQLSFFDAIA